From a single Halococcus hamelinensis 100A6 genomic region:
- a CDS encoding DNA-directed RNA polymerase subunit A': MSTNATPKEIGAIDFGLMNPEEYREMSATKIITADTYDDDGYPIDMGLMDPRLGVIDPGLECSTCGQHSGSCNGHFGHIELAAPVIHVGFTKLIRRLLRGTCRECSRLLLDSAEREEFATRLQRARELDNDVNDVTKAAIRQARKKDRCPYCGEEQYDVQHEKPTTYYEVQDVLAADYPQLIAAAMQPDEEEDEPGTSPQELADETDIELSRINQILGGEFRPREESRKAIERALSVDLSEEDLNKLMPSDIRDWFEDIPDEDVGVLGINAERSRPEWMVLTVLPVPPVTARPSITLDNGQRSEDDLTHKLVDIIRINQRFMENREAGAPQLIIEDLWELLQYHVTTFMDNEISGTPPARHRSGRPLKTLSQRLKGKEGRFRGSLSGKRVNFSARTVISPDPTLSLNEVGVPERVASEMTQTMNVNERNIEEARQYVRNGSEVHPGANRVIRPDGKVMKILEQAKEELAERIEPGWQVQRHLTDGDIVIFNRQPSLHRMSIMAHEVVVMPYKTFRLNTVVCPPYNADFDGDEMNMHALQNEEARAEARVLMRVQEQILSPRFGENIIGAIQDHVSGTYLLTHDDPETGGVPSFNETQALDLLRATGVDTLPDADGEDDQGRPLWTGRTIFSELLPDGLDLDFTSSTGDTVVIENGRLVEGTVDEDAVGAFGGEVVDTIVKQYSETRARVFINEVASLAMRAIMHFGFSLGIDDESIPNEAEAQIDESMANAYERIDELIETYENGDLESLPSRTVDETLEMKIMQTLGKARDSAGDIAEDHFARDNPAVVMAESGARGSMLNLTQMAACVGQQAVRGERINRGYEDRTLSHYQENDLSAEAHGFVEHSYRGGLTPREFFFHAMGGREGLVDTAVRTSKSGYLQRRLINALNELETQYDGTVRDTSDNIVQFEFGEDNTSPVKVSSGVDNDIDVDEIADRVLAAEFEDDGETFAQPTNLSEHADARTTDRATTSDAPIDVPEVSDD; encoded by the coding sequence ATGAGCACCAACGCAACCCCCAAAGAAATCGGCGCGATCGACTTCGGGCTGATGAACCCGGAGGAGTATCGCGAGATGAGCGCGACGAAGATCATCACGGCCGACACCTACGACGACGACGGCTACCCCATCGACATGGGGCTGATGGACCCCCGATTGGGTGTCATCGACCCCGGCCTCGAGTGTAGCACGTGTGGCCAGCACTCCGGGTCGTGCAACGGCCACTTCGGCCACATCGAGCTCGCCGCCCCCGTGATCCACGTCGGCTTCACGAAACTCATCCGACGACTCCTGCGCGGGACCTGTCGGGAGTGTTCGCGGCTCCTGCTCGATTCGGCCGAGCGCGAGGAGTTCGCGACCCGGCTCCAGCGCGCCCGCGAACTCGACAACGACGTCAACGACGTCACGAAGGCCGCGATCCGCCAGGCCCGAAAGAAGGACCGCTGTCCCTACTGCGGCGAGGAACAATACGACGTCCAGCACGAGAAACCCACGACCTACTACGAGGTCCAGGACGTGCTCGCGGCGGACTACCCGCAGCTGATCGCGGCGGCGATGCAGCCCGACGAGGAGGAGGACGAGCCCGGAACGTCCCCACAGGAGCTCGCCGACGAGACGGACATCGAGCTCTCGCGGATCAACCAGATCCTCGGCGGGGAGTTCCGCCCGCGCGAGGAGAGCCGGAAGGCCATCGAGCGCGCCCTCTCGGTCGACCTCTCCGAGGAGGACCTCAACAAGCTGATGCCCTCGGACATCCGCGACTGGTTCGAGGACATCCCGGACGAGGACGTGGGCGTCCTCGGCATCAACGCCGAGCGCTCGCGACCCGAGTGGATGGTTCTCACCGTACTACCGGTGCCGCCGGTGACCGCACGACCCTCGATCACACTCGACAACGGCCAGCGGAGCGAGGACGACCTCACCCACAAGCTGGTGGACATCATCCGGATCAACCAGCGGTTCATGGAGAACCGCGAGGCCGGTGCGCCCCAGCTGATCATCGAGGACCTCTGGGAACTCCTCCAGTACCACGTCACGACCTTCATGGACAACGAGATCAGCGGGACGCCGCCGGCACGCCACCGTTCCGGCCGTCCCCTGAAGACCCTCTCCCAGCGACTCAAAGGGAAGGAGGGTCGGTTCCGCGGGTCGCTCTCGGGCAAGCGGGTGAACTTCTCCGCCCGGACCGTGATCTCGCCGGACCCGACGCTGAGCCTCAACGAGGTCGGGGTTCCCGAGCGGGTCGCGAGCGAGATGACCCAGACGATGAACGTCAACGAGCGCAACATCGAGGAGGCGCGCCAGTACGTTCGCAACGGCTCGGAGGTCCACCCCGGTGCGAACCGGGTGATCCGGCCCGACGGCAAGGTGATGAAGATCTTAGAACAGGCGAAGGAGGAGCTAGCCGAGCGCATCGAGCCCGGCTGGCAGGTCCAGCGCCACCTCACCGACGGCGACATCGTGATCTTCAACCGCCAGCCGTCGCTCCACCGGATGAGTATCATGGCCCACGAGGTGGTCGTGATGCCGTACAAGACCTTCCGGCTGAATACGGTGGTTTGTCCGCCGTACAACGCCGACTTCGACGGCGACGAGATGAACATGCACGCCCTCCAGAACGAGGAGGCGCGGGCTGAGGCTCGCGTGCTGATGCGGGTCCAAGAGCAGATCCTGAGTCCGCGCTTCGGCGAGAACATCATCGGCGCGATCCAGGACCACGTCTCGGGGACCTATCTGTTGACGCACGACGACCCCGAAACGGGTGGGGTGCCGTCGTTCAACGAGACCCAGGCGCTCGACTTGCTCCGAGCCACTGGGGTCGATACGCTGCCCGACGCCGACGGCGAGGACGACCAGGGCCGACCGCTCTGGACGGGTCGGACGATCTTCTCCGAACTCCTGCCGGACGGTCTCGACCTCGACTTCACGAGCTCGACCGGCGACACCGTGGTGATCGAGAACGGCCGGCTCGTCGAGGGCACCGTCGACGAGGACGCGGTCGGCGCGTTCGGCGGCGAGGTCGTCGATACGATCGTCAAGCAGTACAGCGAGACGAGGGCCCGAGTGTTCATCAACGAGGTGGCCTCGCTCGCGATGCGGGCGATCATGCACTTCGGGTTCTCGCTGGGTATCGACGACGAGTCGATCCCCAACGAGGCCGAGGCTCAGATCGACGAGAGCATGGCCAACGCCTACGAGCGGATCGACGAGCTGATCGAGACCTACGAGAACGGCGACCTCGAGAGCCTGCCGAGCCGCACGGTCGACGAGACCCTCGAGATGAAGATCATGCAGACGCTCGGGAAGGCCCGGGACTCCGCCGGTGACATCGCGGAGGACCACTTCGCGCGCGACAACCCCGCCGTGGTCATGGCCGAGTCGGGCGCACGTGGCTCGATGCTCAACCTCACCCAGATGGCGGCGTGTGTCGGCCAGCAGGCGGTCAGAGGTGAGCGGATCAACCGCGGCTACGAGGACCGAACCCTTTCGCACTACCAGGAGAACGACCTCTCGGCCGAGGCCCACGGCTTCGTCGAGCACTCCTACCGTGGCGGGCTCACCCCGCGTGAGTTCTTCTTCCACGCGATGGGTGGCCGCGAGGGGCTGGTGGACACGGCGGTCCGGACCTCGAAGTCCGGCTACCTCCAGCGCCGGCTGATCAACGCGCTCAACGAACTGGAGACCCAGTACGACGGGACCGTACGGGACACCTCCGACAACATCGTCCAGTTCGAGTTCGGCGAGGACAACACGAGCCCCGTGAAGGTCTCCTCGGGCGTCGACAACGATATCGACGTCGACGAGATCGCCGACCGCGTGCTCGCCGCGGAGTTCGAGGACGACGGCGAGACGTTCGCCCAGCCGACGAACCTCTCGGAGCACGCCGACGCGCGCACCACCGACCGCGCGACCACGTCGGATGCGCCGATCGACGTCCCGGAGGTGAGCGATGACTGA
- the rpoA2 gene encoding DNA-directed RNA polymerase subunit A'': protein MTEITTAIETAVEETTLPKRLKDEVYATIESREVTEDEATSIVDAVENRYLDTRVEPLDPVGTVSAQSIGEPGTQMTMNTFHYAGVAEIDVTQGLPRLIELVDARKTPDTPMMTVYLDGEYATDREKAHEVVWNIESTRILALGDVSTNVADMLVQVSLNQQTLDERMISAEEVAEIIEDSLGVDVARNGTTIEFGPAQPSYRGLLQLVEELREIVFKGIEDVSRVVIRKEELEEGEEFVLYTEGSAFGDALDIEGVDASRTTCNNIHEVYRNLGVEAAREIIIEETMNTLEEQGLGDVNIRHLMLVADIMTAEGTIESIGRHGISGNKDSVLARAAFEVTVNHLLDAAVHGEVDDLNGVAENVIVGKPIKLGTGDVTLRMGGATASDETEPAD, encoded by the coding sequence ATGACTGAGATCACGACGGCGATCGAGACCGCCGTCGAGGAGACGACCCTCCCGAAGCGCCTGAAGGACGAGGTCTACGCCACGATCGAGTCGCGCGAGGTCACCGAGGACGAAGCGACGTCGATCGTGGACGCGGTCGAGAATCGCTACCTCGACACGCGGGTCGAACCGCTCGACCCCGTCGGGACGGTCTCGGCCCAGTCGATCGGCGAACCGGGGACCCAGATGACGATGAACACGTTCCACTACGCGGGCGTCGCGGAGATCGACGTCACGCAGGGGCTGCCCCGGCTGATCGAACTCGTCGACGCCCGGAAGACGCCGGACACGCCGATGATGACGGTCTACCTCGACGGCGAGTACGCCACGGACCGGGAGAAAGCCCACGAGGTGGTCTGGAACATCGAGTCCACGCGTATCCTGGCGCTCGGCGACGTCTCGACCAACGTCGCGGACATGCTCGTCCAGGTCAGCCTCAACCAGCAGACCCTCGACGAGCGGATGATCTCGGCCGAGGAGGTCGCCGAGATAATCGAGGACTCGCTCGGGGTCGACGTGGCTCGAAACGGGACCACGATCGAGTTCGGCCCGGCACAGCCGAGCTACCGCGGCCTGCTCCAGCTCGTCGAGGAGCTCCGCGAGATCGTCTTCAAGGGTATCGAGGACGTCTCGCGCGTCGTGATCCGAAAGGAGGAGCTCGAAGAGGGCGAGGAGTTCGTGCTCTACACCGAGGGGTCGGCCTTCGGCGACGCCCTCGACATCGAGGGCGTCGACGCCTCCCGGACGACCTGTAACAACATCCACGAGGTCTACCGAAACCTCGGGGTCGAGGCGGCCCGCGAGATCATCATCGAGGAGACGATGAACACCCTTGAAGAGCAGGGGCTCGGCGACGTCAACATCCGCCACCTGATGCTGGTGGCGGACATCATGACCGCCGAGGGGACGATCGAGTCGATCGGTCGCCACGGCATCTCGGGCAACAAGGACTCCGTTCTCGCGCGCGCGGCGTTCGAGGTCACGGTGAACCACCTGCTCGACGCCGCGGTCCACGGCGAGGTCGACGACCTCAACGGCGTGGCCGAGAACGTCATCGTCGGCAAACCCATCAAGCTCGGCACCGGCGACGTCACGCTCCGGATGGGCGGGGCGACGGCCTCCGACGAGACCGAACCCGCCGACTGA
- a CDS encoding NusA-like transcription termination signal-binding factor yields MRVTLSDAARRRIGLFDDVTGANALDCLTDDMGVCFLVAAGEMADAIGPDGRTVEKLEDRLGERVTLVETAETAERFVANALAPAVVHNVTISENRSTVAYAEVDRADTGVAIGRDGRTIDLARRLAKRHFDIDAIELV; encoded by the coding sequence ATGCGCGTCACGCTGTCGGACGCCGCCCGGCGACGTATCGGGCTGTTCGACGACGTCACGGGCGCGAACGCGCTCGACTGTCTGACCGACGACATGGGCGTGTGCTTTCTGGTGGCCGCCGGCGAGATGGCCGACGCTATCGGGCCCGACGGACGGACGGTCGAGAAGCTCGAGGACCGACTCGGCGAGCGGGTCACGCTGGTCGAGACCGCCGAGACGGCCGAGCGGTTCGTCGCCAACGCGCTCGCGCCCGCGGTGGTGCACAACGTCACGATCAGCGAGAACCGGAGTACGGTGGCCTACGCCGAGGTCGACCGGGCGGATACGGGCGTCGCCATCGGGCGCGACGGCCGCACCATCGACCTCGCACGGCGGCTGGCGAAGCGCCACTTCGATATCGACGCGATCGAACTGGTCTGA
- a CDS encoding GNAT family N-acetyltransferase, with translation MAVSFRQPTDDDPERIAGWTDSPASLLQWAGPVFSFPFDAAQLRDHLGEIEDSGPTHRAYAAAADGRLVGYLELADIDRENRSARVARVIVDPAERGNSYGTAMVREIVRIGFDELGLHRIGLRVFDFNEVAIGCYETVGFVQEGVLRDVRRHGEEYWSLVTMSYLETERPSDE, from the coding sequence ATGGCCGTTTCATTTCGCCAGCCCACGGACGACGACCCCGAACGGATCGCCGGATGGACCGATTCGCCGGCGTCACTGCTCCAGTGGGCCGGGCCCGTGTTCTCGTTCCCGTTCGATGCGGCACAGCTTCGTGACCACCTCGGCGAAATCGAGGACTCGGGACCTACACACCGGGCGTACGCCGCCGCTGCTGATGGCCGACTCGTGGGGTACCTCGAACTCGCCGACATCGATCGCGAAAACCGTTCGGCCCGCGTCGCGCGAGTGATCGTCGACCCGGCCGAGCGCGGGAACAGCTACGGAACGGCGATGGTGCGTGAAATCGTCCGGATCGGATTCGACGAGCTTGGTCTCCACCGGATCGGTCTCCGCGTGTTCGACTTCAACGAGGTCGCGATCGGGTGTTACGAGACCGTTGGCTTCGTCCAGGAGGGCGTGCTCCGCGACGTACGCCGACACGGTGAGGAGTACTGGTCGCTGGTGACGATGAGTTACCTCGAAACCGAACGGCCGTCGGATGAGTGA
- a CDS encoding NAD(P)/FAD-dependent oxidoreductase — protein sequence MVPSTADTGSSAEVVVVGDGIAGLSAAMFTARHDLGTLVLGDGESILRRNAHLENYPGFPAGVNARLLLEMMGEQADRAGCDRREATVTHVEPLDDGFAVETAFGDRYETRYVIAATRNAVGYLADVDGLGVIDRGKTFLETDERGRTGVEGLYAAGRIAEKPYQAVVSAGHGAEVAVTLLEDDEAPFYHDWVTPEGYFTGRGRDLPPGCEEVDEEERRRREDESREVVGEYVAERHPDDQQTHPSLREE from the coding sequence ATGGTACCATCCACCGCGGACACGGGATCGAGCGCCGAGGTCGTCGTCGTCGGCGACGGCATCGCCGGTCTCTCGGCGGCCATGTTCACCGCCCGGCACGACCTGGGGACGCTGGTCCTCGGCGACGGCGAGTCGATCCTCCGGCGGAACGCCCACCTCGAGAACTATCCCGGGTTCCCGGCGGGGGTCAACGCACGACTCTTATTGGAGATGATGGGCGAGCAGGCCGACCGCGCCGGCTGCGACCGGCGGGAGGCGACCGTGACGCATGTCGAACCCCTCGACGACGGGTTCGCCGTCGAGACGGCCTTCGGGGACCGATACGAGACCCGATACGTGATCGCCGCGACCCGGAACGCGGTCGGCTACCTCGCCGACGTCGACGGGCTGGGGGTCATCGACCGCGGGAAGACGTTCCTCGAAACCGACGAGCGCGGCCGGACCGGCGTCGAGGGGCTCTACGCCGCGGGTCGGATCGCGGAGAAACCCTACCAGGCGGTCGTGAGCGCCGGCCACGGTGCGGAGGTGGCCGTCACGCTGCTGGAGGACGACGAGGCACCGTTCTACCACGACTGGGTCACGCCCGAGGGCTACTTCACCGGGCGTGGTCGCGACCTCCCGCCGGGCTGTGAGGAGGTCGACGAGGAGGAGCGCCGGCGGCGGGAGGACGAATCGCGGGAGGTCGTCGGTGAGTACGTCGCCGAGCGCCACCCGGACGACCAGCAGACCCATCCGAGCCTTCGGGAGGAATGA
- a CDS encoding 30S ribosomal protein S12 codes for MANGKYAGRKLKKDRQNHRWSDSKYARRARGLREKTDALEGAPRGRGIVLEKVGIEAKQPNSAIRKCVRVQLIKNGKQVTAFCPGDGAISFIDEHDEVTIAGIGGAKGRAMGDLSAVNYKVEKVNGVSLIELVRGNAEKPVR; via the coding sequence ATGGCTAACGGCAAGTACGCAGGGCGAAAGCTCAAAAAGGACCGCCAGAACCACCGGTGGTCCGACTCGAAGTACGCCCGCCGCGCCCGCGGGCTCCGCGAGAAGACCGACGCGCTCGAAGGTGCGCCACGGGGTCGGGGCATCGTGCTCGAAAAGGTCGGGATCGAGGCCAAACAGCCCAACTCCGCCATCCGCAAGTGTGTGCGGGTCCAGCTGATAAAGAACGGCAAGCAGGTGACGGCGTTCTGTCCCGGCGACGGCGCGATCAGTTTTATCGACGAACACGACGAAGTCACCATCGCGGGTATCGGCGGCGCGAAGGGCCGCGCGATGGGTGACCTCTCGGCGGTCAACTACAAAGTCGAGAAGGTCAACGGCGTATCGCTGATCGAACTCGTTCGCGGGAACGCGGAGAAACCCGTCCGATGA
- a CDS encoding 30S ribosomal protein S7: MSESEAAEEEEQEAADEEVVAEEEAEHEAATGAKLFEKWDVTGIEYVDPSTERYLNVTPVEHTMGRHASKQFQKSEISVVERLINRLMQTGENTGKKQQATRIVRDAFDLVHERTDENPVQILVRAVENAAPREETVRLKYGGISVPQAVDIAPQRRVDQALMFLAQGAYNASFKSPTDAHEALASQLTGAADYDVQSYAINQKEERERVAAAAR; encoded by the coding sequence ATGAGCGAGAGCGAGGCCGCCGAGGAGGAAGAGCAGGAAGCGGCGGACGAGGAGGTCGTCGCCGAGGAGGAGGCCGAACACGAGGCCGCCACCGGCGCGAAGCTCTTCGAGAAGTGGGACGTCACCGGGATCGAGTACGTCGACCCGAGCACCGAGCGCTATCTCAACGTGACGCCGGTCGAGCACACGATGGGCCGTCACGCCAGCAAGCAGTTCCAGAAAAGCGAGATCTCGGTGGTCGAGCGGCTGATCAATCGGCTGATGCAGACCGGCGAGAACACCGGGAAGAAACAGCAGGCGACCCGGATCGTTCGCGACGCCTTCGACCTCGTCCACGAGCGTACCGACGAGAACCCGGTCCAGATCCTGGTGCGCGCGGTCGAGAACGCCGCGCCGCGCGAGGAGACGGTGCGGCTCAAGTACGGCGGGATCTCGGTCCCGCAGGCCGTCGATATCGCCCCCCAGCGCCGGGTCGACCAGGCGCTGATGTTCCTCGCACAGGGCGCGTACAACGCCTCCTTCAAGTCGCCCACCGACGCTCACGAGGCGCTCGCCAGTCAGCTCACGGGCGCGGCGGACTACGACGTCCAGAGCTACGCGATCAATCAGAAGGAAGAACGAGAGCGCGTCGCGGCCGCCGCGCGCTGA
- a CDS encoding DUF5781 family protein, whose amino-acid sequence MDVRVQSPGPTEPFLGARDLFETEHDLDLPVEVTIREDPDSRTWTAHYDDRHVLNISRQAASSAMARPLALHEYSHMRRYEQSHPSHIQSTGEAITLALAGHTVERRTLTQCYQIANHMKDIYADDITLSVAPADRLVAFLESSLASALADRPVDPPTWKRLTPAADPNITAVNAAFALALLERHDCIPDDHRLYDLAHAAADDAAGVDLPAFKRRFRTLAADPDTSEYRRTLVEATREYAIRTGYAAD is encoded by the coding sequence ATGGATGTTCGCGTGCAGTCGCCCGGCCCAACCGAACCGTTCCTCGGGGCGCGCGACCTCTTCGAGACCGAACACGACCTCGACCTCCCCGTCGAGGTCACGATCCGCGAGGACCCGGACTCGCGGACGTGGACCGCCCACTACGACGACCGTCACGTCCTCAACATCTCACGTCAGGCCGCGAGCAGCGCGATGGCCCGCCCGCTCGCCCTCCACGAGTACTCCCACATGCGCCGGTACGAGCAGTCCCACCCCTCCCACATCCAGTCCACAGGGGAGGCCATCACCCTCGCGCTCGCGGGTCACACCGTCGAGCGCCGGACCCTCACCCAGTGCTATCAGATCGCGAACCACATGAAGGACATCTACGCCGACGACATCACCCTGAGCGTGGCCCCCGCGGACCGATTGGTGGCGTTTCTCGAATCCAGCCTCGCCAGCGCGCTCGCCGATAGACCCGTCGACCCGCCGACCTGGAAACGCCTCACCCCCGCCGCCGACCCGAACATCACGGCGGTGAACGCCGCGTTCGCGCTCGCCCTCCTCGAACGCCACGACTGCATCCCCGACGACCACCGCCTCTACGACCTCGCCCACGCCGCCGCCGACGACGCCGCCGGGGTCGACCTGCCCGCCTTCAAACGCCGGTTCCGCACGCTCGCCGCCGACCCCGACACGAGCGAGTACCGGCGAACCCTCGTCGAGGCGACCCGCGAGTACGCGATCCGCACGGGCTACGCCGCCGACTGA
- a CDS encoding elongation factor EF-2 produces MGRRKQIVQECERLMDKPENIRNIAIAAHIDHGKTTLTDNLLAGAGMISSDLAGEQLAMDTEEDEQERGITIDAANVSMTHEYQDTNHLINLIDTPGHVDFGGDVTRAMRAVDGALVVVDAVEGTMPQTETVVRQALREGVKPALFINKVDRLINELQEGPEEMQERLQSVIGDVNELIRGMAEDKYENEGWKVSVQDGTVAFGSALYNWATSLPQMQETGIDFGDIIDYNRNDNIDELRENSPLSNVVLDMVAEHFPNPEKSQPERIPTVWRGDDSTDLAESMRLVDDEGEVVFMVTSISIDPHAGEIATGRLFSGTIERGQDLYVSGTAGQNRVQSVGLFMGGEREEVDRIPAGNIAAVTGLHDAIAGSTVSSVEMTPFESIEHISEPVITKSVEAQTMDDLPKLIQTLQQVSKEDPTIRVEINEDTGEHLISGQGELHLEVITQRIERNQGIPVTTGEPIVVFREAVQQASETVEGQSPNRHNRFYITVEPLSEDIVETLQLGEASMDMPELERREALQEAGMDKDTSQEVEEIHGTNILIDETKGIQHLNETMELVVEGWEEALDDGPLAAEPVQGTLIRLHDARLHEDAIHRGPAQVIPAVRQAVHGALINGRISMLEPIQNVRIDVPSEHMGPASGEIQGRRGRVDDMYQEGDLMVVEGVAPVEEMIGFASDLRSATEGRASWNTENAGFQVMADNLQPETIREIRERKGMKLELPAGVDYF; encoded by the coding sequence ATGGGCAGACGCAAACAGATCGTCCAAGAGTGCGAGCGACTGATGGACAAGCCGGAGAACATCCGGAACATCGCCATCGCCGCCCACATCGACCACGGTAAGACCACCCTGACCGACAACCTGCTCGCCGGCGCGGGCATGATCTCCTCGGACCTCGCGGGCGAGCAGCTCGCGATGGACACCGAGGAGGACGAGCAGGAACGCGGGATCACGATCGACGCGGCGAACGTCTCGATGACCCACGAGTACCAGGACACCAACCACCTCATCAACCTCATCGACACCCCCGGCCACGTCGACTTCGGGGGCGACGTCACACGTGCGATGCGCGCGGTCGACGGCGCGCTCGTCGTGGTCGACGCCGTCGAGGGCACGATGCCCCAGACCGAGACCGTCGTCCGGCAGGCGCTCCGCGAGGGCGTCAAGCCCGCGCTGTTCATCAACAAGGTCGATCGACTGATCAACGAGCTCCAGGAGGGCCCCGAGGAGATGCAAGAGCGCCTCCAGAGCGTGATCGGCGACGTCAACGAGCTCATCCGCGGGATGGCCGAGGACAAATACGAGAACGAGGGTTGGAAGGTCTCCGTCCAGGACGGGACCGTGGCCTTCGGCTCCGCGCTCTACAACTGGGCCACCAGCCTGCCCCAGATGCAGGAGACGGGCATCGACTTCGGCGACATCATCGACTACAACCGCAACGACAACATCGACGAGCTCCGCGAGAACTCGCCGCTCTCGAACGTCGTGCTCGATATGGTCGCCGAGCACTTCCCGAACCCAGAGAAGTCCCAGCCAGAACGGATCCCAACCGTGTGGCGTGGCGACGACTCGACCGACCTCGCCGAGAGCATGCGTCTCGTCGACGACGAGGGTGAAGTCGTGTTCATGGTCACCAGCATCTCGATCGACCCCCACGCCGGCGAGATCGCGACCGGGAGGCTGTTCTCGGGGACGATCGAACGCGGCCAAGACCTCTACGTCTCGGGGACGGCGGGGCAGAACCGGGTCCAGTCGGTCGGGCTCTTCATGGGTGGCGAGCGCGAGGAGGTCGACCGCATCCCCGCCGGTAACATCGCGGCCGTCACGGGGCTTCACGACGCCATCGCGGGGTCCACGGTGTCCTCCGTCGAGATGACGCCGTTCGAGTCGATCGAGCACATCTCGGAACCGGTCATCACGAAGTCCGTCGAGGCACAGACGATGGACGACCTCCCGAAACTCATCCAGACCCTCCAGCAGGTCTCGAAGGAGGACCCCACGATTCGCGTGGAGATCAACGAGGACACCGGCGAACACCTGATCTCGGGCCAGGGTGAACTCCACCTCGAAGTCATCACCCAGCGTATCGAGCGCAATCAGGGTATTCCGGTGACGACCGGTGAACCGATCGTCGTCTTCCGCGAGGCCGTTCAGCAGGCCTCCGAGACGGTCGAAGGGCAGTCGCCGAACCGCCACAACCGCTTTTACATCACCGTCGAGCCGCTCTCGGAGGACATCGTCGAGACCCTCCAGCTCGGCGAGGCCTCGATGGACATGCCCGAACTCGAACGTCGCGAGGCGCTCCAGGAGGCCGGCATGGACAAGGACACCTCCCAGGAGGTCGAGGAGATCCACGGCACCAACATCCTCATCGACGAGACGAAGGGTATCCAGCACCTCAACGAGACGATGGAGCTCGTCGTCGAGGGCTGGGAGGAGGCGCTCGACGACGGGCCGCTCGCCGCCGAACCGGTCCAGGGCACCCTCATCCGGCTCCACGATGCGCGCCTCCACGAGGACGCCATCCACCGGGGTCCGGCACAGGTCATCCCCGCCGTTCGCCAGGCCGTCCACGGCGCGCTGATCAACGGCCGCATCTCGATGCTCGAACCGATCCAGAACGTCCGCATCGACGTCCCCTCCGAACACATGGGTCCCGCCTCGGGCGAGATCCAGGGCCGCCGGGGCCGCGTCGACGACATGTACCAGGAGGGCGACCTCATGGTGGTCGAGGGCGTCGCGCCGGTCGAGGAGATGATCGGGTTCGCCTCCGACCTCCGGTCGGCCACCGAGGGACGGGCCTCTTGGAACACCGAGAACGCCGGCTTCCAGGTCATGGCCGACAACCTCCAGCCCGAGACCATCCGCGAGATCCGCGAGCGCAAGGGGATGAAGCTCGAGCTGCCGGCCGGCGTCGACTACTTCTAA